DNA sequence from the Ramlibacter agri genome:
TGATGCAGCAGCCGCTGCTGGTCTCGTCGCTGCTGCGGCACGCCGAGCGCCACCACGGCGAGCAGGAAGTGGTGTCGCGCCGCGTCGAGGGCGACGTCCACCGCTACACCTTCGGCGAGCTGGCTTCGCGCAGCCGCCAACTGGCCAACGCCCTGCGTGTCCTCGGCGTCGAGTTCGGCGACCGCGTCGGCACCTTGGCCTGGAACGGCTACCGCCACATGGAGCTGTACTACGCGGTGTCCGGCTCGGGCGCCGTGCTGCACACGCTCAACCCGCGCCTGCACCCGGACCAGGTGGTCTGGATCGCCGACCACGCCGAAGACCAGGTCCTCTTCTTCGACCTGACCTTCCTGCCGCTGGTGGAAGCCGTGGCCAGCCGCGTGAAGACCATCAAGGCCTTCGTGCTGATGACGGACCGCGCGCGCATGCCGGCCAAGACCAGCGTGCCCAACCTGCTGTGCTACGAAGACCTGCTGGCCGCCCAGCCGGACCACTTCGACTGGCCCTCGTTCGACGAGAATACCGCCAGTTCGCTGTGCTACACCTCCGGCACCACGGGCAACCCGAAGGGCGCGCTGTACAGCCACCGCTCCACGCTGCTGCACACGTACGCGGTGGCGCTGCCCGATGCGATGAACGTGTCGGCACGCGAGGTGATCCTGCCGGTGGTGCCGATGTTCCACGTCAACGCCTGGGGCCTGCCCTATGCGGCGTGCATGACGGGCGCCAAGCTGGTGTTTCCCGGCCCCTTCCTGGACGGCAAGAATCTGCACGAACTGTTCGAGGCCGAAGGCGTGACCATGTCCGCCGGCGTGCCCACCGTGTGGCAAGGCCTGCTGGCCCACGTGGAAGCGAACAACCTGAAGTTCTCCACGATGCGCCGCACGATCATCGGCGGCTCGGCCTGCCCGCCGGCGATGATGCGCGCCTTCCAGGACCGCTACGACGTGCAGGTGACGCACGCCTGGGGCATGACCGAGATCAGCCCGCTGGGCACGGTCTGCGCGCTGAAGCCGAAGCAGCAGAAGCTGGACGGCGAGCAGCGTTTGGCGATCCAGGCCAAGCAGGGCCGCGCCGTGTTCGGCGTGGACATGAAGATCGTCGACGACGAGGGCAAGGAACTGCCGCGCGACGGCAAGGCCGCCGGCGAACTGCTGGTGCGCGGCCCCTGGATCATCGAGAAGTACTTCAAGGGCGAGGGCGGCCAGGTGCTAGTGGACGGCTGGTTCCCCACCGGCGACGTCTGCACCATCGACGCCGACGGCTTCATGCAGATCACCGACCGCAGCAAGGACGTCATCAAGTCCGGCGGCGAGTGGATCGGTTCGATCGACCTGGAGAACATCGCGATGGCGCACCCCTCGGTGGCCATGGCCGCGTGCATCGCCGCGCCGCACCCCAAGTGGGACGAGCGCCCGCTGCTGGTGGTGGTGAAGAAGGCCGGCGCCGAGGTGAGCCGCCACGACCTGCTGAAGTTCTACGACGGCAAGATCGCCAAGTGGTGGACGCCCGACGACGTGGTGTTCGTCGACGCGATCCCGCTGGGCGCCACGGGCAAGGTGCAGAAGAACAAGCTGCGCGACCAGTACCGCGACCACAAGCTGCCGGGCGCCTGAAGCCATGCTGCTGGTCCTGCGTTCCCACCCCGCGGCGGATCGGTTCCGCGAGCTCGCCCCCGGCGTGCTGGCCTGCGCCGTCGTCGGCGCCGCCTCCACCTTCCTGTCCGAGCACTACGGCGCGCCCGTGATGCTGTTCGCGCTGCTCCTCGGCATGGCGATGAACTTCCTGTCGGCCGAGGGCGCCTGCAAGCCGGGCATCGAGTTCACGGCGCGCCAGGTGCTGCGCATCGGCATCGCGCTGCTGGGCCTGCGCATCACGATGGGCCAGGTGGCGGCCCTGGGCTGGGGGCCGATCGCGATGGTGGTGCTGTCGGTGGCGCTGACGATCACGGTGTCGATCGTCGCGGCGCGCCTGATGGGCTTCCGCGGCCTGTTCGGCCTGCTGACCGGCGGCGCCACCGCGATCTGCGGTGCGTCCGCGGCGCTGGCGTTGTCGGCGGCACTGCCCGCGCATCCGCAGAAGGACCGCGCCACGCTGTTCACCGTGATCGGCGTGTCGGCATTGTCTACGCTGGCGATGGTGGCGTACCCGATGCTGGTGAAGTGGCTGGGCCTGGGCAATGTGCCGGCCGGCATCTTCCTGGGCGCCACCATCCACGACGTGGCGCAGGTGGTCGGCGCGGGCTACAGCCTGTCGCAGCAGACCGGCGACGTCGCCACGGTGGTGAAGCTGATGCGCGTGGCCATGCTGCTGCCGGTGATCCTGCTGGCGTCGCTGGCCGTGCGCGGCCAGCAGCCGGAAGGCGCCAAGCGGCCACCGCTGCTGCCTTGGTTCGCCGTGGCCTTCGCGCTGCTGGT
Encoded proteins:
- a CDS encoding YeiH family protein codes for the protein MLLVLRSHPAADRFRELAPGVLACAVVGAASTFLSEHYGAPVMLFALLLGMAMNFLSAEGACKPGIEFTARQVLRIGIALLGLRITMGQVAALGWGPIAMVVLSVALTITVSIVAARLMGFRGLFGLLTGGATAICGASAALALSAALPAHPQKDRATLFTVIGVSALSTLAMVAYPMLVKWLGLGNVPAGIFLGATIHDVAQVVGAGYSLSQQTGDVATVVKLMRVAMLLPVILLASLAVRGQQPEGAKRPPLLPWFAVAFALLVVVNSTGIVPPKVQAAGNDVSRWFLVASIAGIGMKTQLKELVTVGLKPVLLMVGETVFLACLALALLRWLS
- a CDS encoding 3-(methylthio)propionyl-CoA ligase, producing MNGSMMQQPLLVSSLLRHAERHHGEQEVVSRRVEGDVHRYTFGELASRSRQLANALRVLGVEFGDRVGTLAWNGYRHMELYYAVSGSGAVLHTLNPRLHPDQVVWIADHAEDQVLFFDLTFLPLVEAVASRVKTIKAFVLMTDRARMPAKTSVPNLLCYEDLLAAQPDHFDWPSFDENTASSLCYTSGTTGNPKGALYSHRSTLLHTYAVALPDAMNVSAREVILPVVPMFHVNAWGLPYAACMTGAKLVFPGPFLDGKNLHELFEAEGVTMSAGVPTVWQGLLAHVEANNLKFSTMRRTIIGGSACPPAMMRAFQDRYDVQVTHAWGMTEISPLGTVCALKPKQQKLDGEQRLAIQAKQGRAVFGVDMKIVDDEGKELPRDGKAAGELLVRGPWIIEKYFKGEGGQVLVDGWFPTGDVCTIDADGFMQITDRSKDVIKSGGEWIGSIDLENIAMAHPSVAMAACIAAPHPKWDERPLLVVVKKAGAEVSRHDLLKFYDGKIAKWWTPDDVVFVDAIPLGATGKVQKNKLRDQYRDHKLPGA